The following proteins come from a genomic window of Kitasatospora sp. NBC_01246:
- a CDS encoding NADP-dependent isocitrate dehydrogenase: protein MTDSTIIYTHTDEAPALATYSFLPVVQAYASTAGVRVETRDISLAGRIIASFPERLEEGQRIEDALAELGELAKTPSANIIKLPNISASIPQLKAAVAELQAQGYALPDYPDDPQTDEDKDVRARYDKVKGSAVNPVLREGNSDRRAPASVKNYAKTHPHRMGAWSADSKTNVATMGANDFRSTEKSAVVSSAGSLRIELVAEDGTTTVLRPSVPVLAGEVVDASVLHVAALHEFLAAQVARAKSEGVLFSVHLKATMMKVSDPIIFGHVVRAFFPNTFAKYGEALAAAGLNPNNGLGGILGGLEKLENGAEIKASFEAELAEGPALAMVDSDKGITNLHVPSDVIVDASMPAMIRTSGHMWGPDGNEADTLAVLPDSSYSGVYQAVIDDCRAHGALDPATIGSVPNVGLMAQAAEEYGSHDKTFEIAAAGTVRLVDDEGNVVLEQAVEAGDIFRACQTKDLPIQDWVKLAVTRARATGDPAVFWLDENRAHDAVLIEKVKTYLPEHDTAGLQIEIKTPVEATKFSLERIRRGENTISVTGNVLRDYLTDLFPILELGTSAKMLSVVPLMNGGGLFETGAGGSAPKHVQQLVKEDYLRWDSLGEFFALAASFEHLAQTTDNARAQVLADTLDRATGTFLNEDKSPSRRLGGIDNRGSHFYLALYWAQELAGQTADAELAQAFAGLAEALAGQEQVIVEELIAVQGSPVDIGGYYQPDPAKAAAVMRPSKTFNEALANLG from the coding sequence ATGACTGACTCGACCATCATCTATACGCACACCGACGAGGCGCCGGCCCTGGCAACGTACTCGTTCCTGCCTGTGGTGCAGGCTTACGCCTCGACGGCGGGTGTGCGGGTGGAGACCCGCGACATCTCCCTCGCCGGGCGGATCATCGCGAGCTTCCCGGAGCGTCTGGAGGAGGGCCAGCGGATCGAGGACGCCCTCGCCGAGCTGGGCGAACTCGCCAAGACCCCGAGCGCCAACATCATCAAGCTGCCGAACATCTCGGCCTCCATCCCGCAGCTGAAGGCGGCGGTCGCCGAGCTCCAGGCGCAGGGCTACGCGCTGCCGGACTACCCGGACGACCCGCAGACGGACGAGGACAAGGACGTCCGGGCCCGCTACGACAAGGTCAAGGGCAGCGCGGTCAACCCCGTCCTGCGCGAGGGCAACTCCGACCGCCGCGCCCCCGCGTCGGTCAAGAACTACGCCAAGACGCACCCGCACCGCATGGGCGCCTGGTCGGCCGACTCCAAGACCAACGTCGCGACCATGGGCGCGAACGACTTCCGGTCCACCGAGAAGTCCGCGGTGGTCTCCTCGGCCGGCTCGCTGCGCATCGAGCTGGTCGCCGAGGACGGCACCACCACCGTGCTGCGTCCGTCCGTCCCGGTCCTGGCCGGCGAGGTCGTCGACGCCTCGGTGCTGCACGTCGCCGCGCTGCACGAGTTCCTGGCGGCCCAGGTCGCCCGCGCCAAGAGCGAGGGCGTGCTGTTCTCGGTGCACCTCAAGGCCACCATGATGAAGGTCTCCGACCCGATCATCTTCGGCCACGTGGTCCGCGCCTTCTTCCCGAACACCTTCGCCAAGTACGGCGAGGCGCTGGCCGCGGCCGGTCTGAACCCGAACAACGGCCTCGGCGGCATCCTGGGCGGCCTCGAGAAGCTGGAGAACGGCGCCGAGATCAAGGCCTCCTTCGAGGCCGAGCTGGCCGAGGGCCCGGCCCTGGCCATGGTCGACTCCGACAAGGGCATCACCAACCTGCACGTGCCGAGCGACGTCATCGTCGACGCCTCGATGCCGGCCATGATCCGCACCTCCGGCCACATGTGGGGCCCGGACGGCAACGAGGCCGACACCCTGGCCGTGCTGCCGGACAGCAGCTACTCCGGCGTGTACCAGGCCGTCATCGACGACTGCCGCGCCCACGGCGCCCTCGACCCGGCCACCATCGGCTCGGTGCCGAACGTCGGCCTGATGGCCCAGGCGGCCGAGGAGTACGGCAGCCACGACAAGACCTTCGAGATCGCCGCCGCCGGCACCGTCCGGCTCGTCGACGACGAGGGCAACGTCGTGCTGGAGCAGGCCGTCGAGGCCGGCGACATCTTCCGCGCCTGCCAGACCAAGGACCTGCCGATCCAGGACTGGGTCAAGCTGGCCGTCACCCGCGCCCGCGCCACCGGCGACCCGGCCGTCTTCTGGCTGGACGAGAACCGCGCGCACGACGCCGTGCTGATCGAGAAGGTCAAGACCTACCTGCCGGAGCACGACACGGCCGGTCTGCAGATCGAGATCAAGACCCCGGTCGAGGCCACCAAGTTCTCGCTGGAGCGCATCCGCCGCGGCGAGAACACCATCTCGGTCACCGGCAACGTGCTGCGCGACTACCTCACCGACCTCTTCCCGATCCTGGAGCTGGGCACCAGCGCCAAGATGCTGTCGGTCGTCCCGCTGATGAACGGCGGCGGCCTCTTCGAGACCGGCGCCGGCGGCTCCGCCCCGAAGCACGTCCAGCAGCTGGTCAAGGAGGACTACCTGCGCTGGGACAGCCTGGGCGAGTTCTTCGCGCTGGCCGCCAGCTTCGAGCACCTGGCCCAGACCACCGACAACGCCCGCGCCCAGGTGCTGGCCGACACGCTGGACCGCGCCACCGGCACCTTCCTCAACGAGGACAAGTCGCCGAGCCGTCGCCTCGGCGGCATCGACAACCGCGGCAGCCACTTCTACCTGGCCCTGTACTGGGCCCAGGAGCTGGCCGGGCAGACCGCCGACGCCGAGCTGGCCCAGGCGTTCGCCGGTCTGGCCGAGGCGCTGGCCGGGCAGGAGCAGGTCATCGTCGAGGAGCTCATCGCCGTGCAGGGCTCGCCGGTCGACATCGGCGGCTACTACCAGCCCGACCCGGCCAAGGCCGCGGCCGTGATGCGCCCCTCGAAGACCTTCAACGAGGCGCTCGCCAACCTCGGCTGA
- a CDS encoding YdcF family protein, whose translation MQALLMAALLAVVLLSRIQEPRRLGNGVLIGLIGVCAALGTVSAVGHFSSSAASAVTAGVAGAVWLSGLVAAALLVANGVTMVRREGTRPASLLSLLAGAALLALLGLLLSATYLSVRALRAAAGAAVLLGGYGAFLLLCFLGYTLLYRRLAPRPGADYLVVLGAGLNGCEVPPLLAARLDRAMALYRAEEAAGHAPLMLVTGGKGPDESCTEASAMADHLVAAGCPRERIRLEEKATSTTENLAFSRELMERERPGYHCTVVTSSFHVLRSAVTTRRAGVPGQVVGAPTAGYYWPSAVLREVVATGLMYPRANAVAVLLLATAGAVVGWRW comes from the coding sequence ATGCAAGCGCTTCTGATGGCCGCCCTGCTCGCCGTGGTCCTGCTCTCCCGGATCCAGGAACCGAGACGGTTGGGCAACGGGGTGCTGATCGGCCTGATCGGCGTCTGCGCGGCGCTCGGCACGGTGAGCGCGGTCGGCCACTTCTCCTCGTCGGCCGCGAGCGCCGTCACCGCCGGCGTGGCCGGCGCGGTCTGGCTGAGCGGGCTGGTCGCGGCCGCCCTGCTGGTGGCCAACGGGGTCACCATGGTCCGGCGGGAGGGCACCCGGCCGGCCAGCCTGCTGTCCCTGCTCGCCGGCGCCGCCCTGCTCGCCCTGCTCGGGCTGCTGCTCTCGGCCACCTACCTCAGCGTCCGGGCGCTGCGCGCGGCGGCCGGCGCCGCCGTCCTGCTCGGCGGCTACGGCGCCTTCCTGCTGCTCTGCTTCCTCGGGTACACCCTGCTGTACCGGCGCCTCGCCCCCCGGCCCGGCGCCGACTACCTGGTGGTGCTGGGCGCCGGGCTGAACGGCTGCGAGGTGCCGCCGCTGCTGGCCGCCCGGCTGGACCGGGCGATGGCGCTCTACCGCGCCGAGGAGGCCGCCGGACACGCACCGCTGATGCTGGTGACCGGCGGCAAGGGCCCGGACGAGAGCTGCACCGAGGCCTCGGCGATGGCGGACCACCTGGTCGCCGCCGGCTGCCCGCGGGAGCGGATCCGGCTGGAGGAGAAGGCCACCAGCACCACCGAGAACCTCGCCTTCAGCCGCGAGCTGATGGAGCGCGAACGGCCCGGCTACCACTGCACCGTGGTGACCAGCAGCTTCCACGTGCTGCGCTCCGCCGTGACCACCCGCCGGGCCGGGGTGCCGGGGCAGGTCGTCGGCGCGCCGACGGCCGGGTACTACTGGCCCAGCGCCGTCCTGCGCGAGGTGGTCGCGACGGGCCTGATGTACCCCCGGGCGAACGCCGTCGCCGTGCTGCTGCTCGCGACGGCGGGGGCGGTGGTGGGCTGGCGGTGGTGA
- a CDS encoding MFS transporter — protein MTSQTAPPPAATAAEPEPAGYRLRWAALAVILAAEVMDLLDTTIVGVASPAIQRDFGGGDAQIQWISASYTLAFAVLLITGGRLGDLFGRKRLFVLGAAGFTLASVLCAAATGAGTLIAARTVQGLFAALLIPQGLGLIKAMFPPKEIGAAFGLFGPILGLSSVLGPTLGGYLTDADWFGTGWRMVFLINLPLGLLAVVAAVRILPANRTTRAEGAGRLDPVGVLLLSTAVLLLVYPLVQGRELGWPLWTYLAMAASLPVLRLFALHQRSVLRRGGTPLIEPSLFAKRAFTSALATGLVFFAALSGLLLTFTLYLQLGLGWTSLHSGLSMIPLSLGIVAGAVLSGGVLGPRYGRRVLHAGMAVAATGALGLWVSVEHWAGGLTSWALIPALLVTGFGLGLIMAPFFDIALAGVEDAETGSASGVLNAQQQLGGSIGVALLGTAFFGWAGPEGFRHAAGWTFGLSAGLLALAFLVAFLLPRHARPHEEG, from the coding sequence ATGACCAGTCAGACCGCCCCACCCCCGGCCGCCACCGCGGCCGAGCCCGAACCGGCCGGATACCGGCTGCGCTGGGCCGCCCTCGCCGTGATCCTGGCCGCCGAGGTGATGGACCTCCTCGACACCACGATCGTCGGCGTGGCCTCCCCCGCCATCCAGCGCGACTTCGGCGGGGGCGACGCGCAGATCCAGTGGATCTCCGCCTCCTACACGCTCGCCTTCGCCGTGCTGCTGATCACCGGCGGCCGGCTCGGCGACCTCTTCGGCCGCAAGCGCCTGTTCGTCCTCGGCGCGGCCGGCTTCACGCTCGCCTCCGTGCTCTGCGCGGCCGCCACCGGCGCGGGCACCCTGATCGCCGCCCGGACCGTCCAGGGCCTGTTCGCCGCACTATTGATCCCGCAGGGGCTCGGCCTGATCAAGGCGATGTTCCCGCCCAAGGAGATCGGCGCCGCCTTCGGGCTGTTCGGGCCGATCCTCGGGCTCTCCTCCGTCCTCGGCCCCACCCTCGGCGGCTACCTCACCGACGCCGACTGGTTCGGCACCGGCTGGCGGATGGTCTTCCTGATCAACCTGCCGCTCGGGCTGCTCGCCGTGGTGGCCGCCGTCAGGATCCTGCCCGCCAACCGGACCACCCGGGCGGAGGGCGCCGGCCGGCTCGACCCGGTGGGCGTGCTGCTGCTCAGCACCGCCGTCCTGCTGCTGGTCTACCCGCTGGTCCAGGGCCGCGAGCTGGGCTGGCCGCTCTGGACGTACCTGGCCATGGCCGCCTCGCTTCCGGTGCTCCGGCTCTTCGCCCTCCACCAGCGCAGCGTGCTGCGGCGCGGGGGCACCCCGCTGATCGAGCCCTCGCTGTTCGCCAAGCGGGCCTTCACCTCGGCGCTCGCCACCGGCCTGGTCTTCTTCGCCGCGCTCTCCGGCCTGCTGCTGACCTTCACCCTCTACCTCCAGCTCGGCCTCGGCTGGACATCGCTGCACTCCGGCCTCAGCATGATCCCGCTCTCGCTCGGCATCGTGGCCGGCGCCGTGCTCTCCGGCGGCGTCCTCGGCCCCCGCTACGGCCGCCGGGTACTGCACGCCGGGATGGCGGTCGCCGCCACCGGCGCGCTCGGGCTCTGGGTCTCGGTGGAGCACTGGGCCGGCGGCCTGACCAGCTGGGCGCTGATCCCCGCGCTGCTGGTCACCGGATTCGGACTCGGCCTGATCATGGCGCCGTTCTTCGACATCGCCCTGGCCGGTGTGGAGGACGCCGAGACCGGCTCGGCCTCCGGCGTGCTCAACGCGCAGCAGCAGCTCGGCGGCTCGATCGGGGTCGCCCTGCTCGGCACCGCGTTCTTCGGCTGGGCCGGTCCGGAGGGCTTCCGGCACGCGGCCGGCTGGACCTTCGGCCTCAGCGCGGGCCTGCTCGCGCTGGCCTTCCTGGTGGCCTTCCTGCTGCCCCGCCACGCCCGCCCGCACGAGGAGGGGTGA
- a CDS encoding TetR/AcrR family transcriptional regulator — MTSAAPRPSWPAHWQEKEKAPAKRQPLSRERIVEAALRIVDAEGMDALSMRRVGQELDTGAASLYAHIGGKEELVEQVLDLAYSEIELEEPDAADWQEQIKRLMRRSRDALLAHRDLARAAVVANVPTTPHAMDIAESMLGILRAGGLDEQTAAYGVDVLGLYTTATTFEASTRGGGNSQDYTDQVREYFGTIPADRYPMITSMAAALTRNVGDERFEFGLDILVAGLARQNGWKA; from the coding sequence ATGACCAGTGCCGCCCCGCGTCCGAGCTGGCCAGCGCACTGGCAGGAGAAGGAGAAGGCGCCGGCCAAGCGCCAGCCGCTGAGTCGCGAGCGGATCGTCGAGGCGGCGCTGCGGATCGTCGACGCCGAGGGCATGGACGCGCTGAGCATGCGACGGGTCGGCCAGGAGCTCGACACCGGGGCCGCGAGCCTCTACGCCCACATCGGCGGCAAGGAGGAGCTGGTCGAGCAGGTCCTCGACCTGGCCTACTCCGAGATCGAACTCGAGGAGCCCGACGCGGCCGACTGGCAGGAGCAGATCAAGCGGCTGATGCGCCGCTCCCGGGACGCCCTGCTGGCGCACCGGGACCTCGCCCGGGCGGCGGTGGTGGCCAATGTGCCCACCACGCCGCACGCCATGGACATCGCCGAGTCCATGCTCGGCATCCTGCGCGCGGGCGGCCTCGACGAGCAGACCGCCGCGTACGGGGTCGACGTGCTCGGGCTCTACACCACGGCGACCACCTTCGAGGCGTCCACGCGTGGGGGCGGGAACTCCCAGGACTACACCGACCAGGTGCGGGAGTACTTCGGCACCATCCCCGCCGACCGCTATCCGATGATCACCTCGATGGCGGCGGCGCTCACCCGCAACGTCGGTGACGAGCGGTTCGAGTTCGGTCTGGACATCCTGGTGGCCGGCCTCGCCCGCCAGAACGGCTGGAAGGCCTGA
- a CDS encoding cytochrome c oxidase assembly protein produces MHHHGGMTELGPFSLSNVMTWSPDWVFLIGSLAGLALYGAGVVRLYRRGDRWPIGRSVGWAAGIGSVILVTCTGLNDYGMVLFSAHMMQHMVLSMLSPILLLLGAPITLALRALRPAGKGRPRGPRELLVALLHSTYVKVVSHPGFTIPLFIASLYGVYFTPLFDFLMQYRLGHIFMMVHFLAAGLAFFWPIMGVDPGPHRPGHVMRIIELFMGMPFHAFFGVAVMMASHPLVTTFTEEGAPPGTKLLDDQKLAGGITWAFGEIPTAIVLIALVYQWMRSEQRVSRRRDRAEDRSGDAELAAYNAYLASLDKRGQRAAPAPAADAG; encoded by the coding sequence ATGCACCACCACGGCGGAATGACCGAGCTGGGCCCCTTCTCCCTCTCCAACGTCATGACCTGGTCTCCCGACTGGGTCTTCCTGATCGGCAGCCTGGCCGGCCTGGCGCTGTACGGCGCCGGCGTCGTCCGGCTGTACCGGCGCGGCGACCGCTGGCCGATCGGCCGGTCGGTCGGCTGGGCGGCGGGCATCGGCTCGGTGATCCTGGTCACCTGCACCGGGCTGAACGACTACGGCATGGTGCTCTTCAGCGCGCACATGATGCAGCACATGGTGCTCTCGATGCTGTCGCCGATCCTGCTGCTGCTCGGCGCGCCCATCACGCTGGCGCTGCGGGCGCTGCGCCCGGCCGGCAAGGGCCGGCCGCGCGGGCCGCGCGAGCTGCTGGTGGCCCTGCTGCACAGCACCTACGTCAAGGTCGTCTCGCACCCGGGCTTCACCATCCCGCTGTTCATCGCGAGCCTCTACGGGGTCTACTTCACCCCGCTGTTCGACTTCCTCATGCAGTACCGGCTCGGGCACATCTTCATGATGGTGCACTTCCTCGCCGCCGGGCTGGCGTTCTTCTGGCCGATCATGGGCGTGGACCCGGGCCCGCACCGGCCTGGCCACGTGATGCGGATCATCGAGCTGTTCATGGGGATGCCGTTCCACGCCTTCTTCGGCGTCGCGGTGATGATGGCCAGCCACCCGCTGGTGACCACCTTCACCGAGGAGGGAGCGCCTCCGGGGACGAAGCTGCTGGACGACCAGAAGCTGGCCGGTGGCATCACCTGGGCGTTCGGCGAGATCCCGACCGCGATCGTGCTGATCGCGCTGGTCTACCAGTGGATGCGGTCCGAGCAGCGGGTGTCCCGCCGCCGCGACCGCGCCGAGGACCGCAGCGGGGACGCCGAGCTGGCCGCGTACAACGCCTACCTGGCCTCGCTGGACAAGCGCGGCCAGCGGGCCGCCCCGGCACCGGCGGCCGACGCGGGCTGA
- a CDS encoding TNT domain-containing protein, with the protein MRSPALAAFTMAVALPLTGLAATGTAVAQSSPSQRVPINECEGVPKVYDTGADQYLCTRRELGPVTLPTSPVLKALLKDYDRLGGVTPARFLDWYRDWRGWKYPDHNGFTANGGNLDMTEVTLPTGKKLDRFGSNDRGRFLAPGGTRFAERALPPDSLNGGEANYHCFEVRKAFKVQQGHIAGAFSQPGNGLQQWLDPDLKPNDPTLTTFDVSGLITAGYLKEHTDKSYCLKGNSGS; encoded by the coding sequence ATGCGCAGTCCCGCTCTCGCCGCCTTCACCATGGCGGTCGCGCTCCCCCTGACCGGCCTGGCCGCCACCGGCACCGCCGTCGCGCAGTCGTCCCCCTCCCAGCGGGTGCCGATCAACGAGTGCGAAGGCGTCCCGAAGGTCTACGACACCGGCGCGGACCAGTACCTCTGCACCCGGCGGGAGCTCGGCCCGGTCACCCTGCCGACGAGCCCGGTGCTGAAGGCGCTGCTGAAGGACTACGACCGGCTGGGCGGGGTGACGCCGGCCCGGTTCCTGGACTGGTACCGGGACTGGCGGGGCTGGAAGTACCCGGACCACAACGGCTTCACCGCCAACGGCGGCAACCTCGACATGACCGAGGTGACCCTGCCGACGGGCAAGAAGCTCGACCGCTTCGGCAGCAACGACCGCGGCAGGTTCCTGGCCCCCGGCGGCACGCGGTTCGCCGAGCGCGCCCTCCCGCCGGACTCCCTCAACGGGGGCGAGGCCAACTACCACTGCTTCGAGGTGCGGAAGGCGTTCAAAGTCCAGCAGGGCCACATCGCGGGCGCCTTCTCGCAGCCCGGCAACGGCCTCCAGCAGTGGCTCGACCCGGACCTCAAGCCGAACGACCCCACCCTGACGACCTTCGACGTGAGCGGCCTGATCACGGCGGGCTACCTGAAGGAGCACACGGACAAGAGCTACTGCCTGAAGGGGAACAGCGGGTCCTGA
- the nagB gene encoding glucosamine-6-phosphate deaminase yields MEIVIVPDAAAGGSLIAAAIADLLTDKPDALLGVATGSTPTPIYQALAARVQAGTLDASRARVCQLDEYVGLPAGHPESYRSVVLREVVGPLGLTEASFLGPDGNAPDIAAAAAAYDRALAEAGGVDLQLLGIGTDGHIGFNEPCSSLASRTRIKTLTRQTREDNARFFDSLDEVPHHVLTQGIGTILEARHLVLLATGEAKAEAVALAVEGPLSAMVPASALQLHPHATVVVDEAAASGLKLADYFRDTYAAKPAWQGL; encoded by the coding sequence ATGGAAATCGTGATCGTGCCCGACGCTGCCGCCGGAGGCAGCCTCATCGCCGCGGCGATCGCCGATCTGCTGACCGACAAGCCCGACGCCCTGCTCGGGGTGGCAACCGGCTCCACCCCGACGCCGATCTACCAGGCCCTGGCCGCCCGCGTGCAGGCCGGGACCCTGGACGCCTCCCGCGCACGCGTCTGCCAGCTGGACGAGTACGTCGGCCTCCCGGCCGGCCACCCCGAGTCGTACCGCTCGGTGGTCCTGCGCGAGGTCGTCGGGCCGCTCGGCCTGACCGAGGCGTCCTTCCTCGGGCCGGACGGCAACGCGCCGGACATCGCCGCGGCCGCGGCGGCGTACGACCGCGCGCTCGCCGAGGCCGGCGGGGTCGACCTCCAGCTGCTCGGCATCGGCACCGACGGCCACATCGGCTTCAACGAGCCGTGCTCCTCGCTCGCCTCGCGCACCCGCATCAAGACGCTGACCCGGCAGACCCGCGAGGACAACGCCCGGTTCTTCGACAGCCTCGACGAAGTCCCGCACCACGTGCTCACCCAGGGCATCGGCACCATCCTGGAGGCCCGCCACCTGGTGCTGCTCGCCACCGGTGAGGCCAAGGCCGAGGCCGTCGCCCTCGCGGTGGAGGGCCCGCTGTCCGCGATGGTGCCCGCCTCGGCCCTGCAGCTGCACCCGCACGCCACCGTCGTCGTCGACGAGGCGGCCGCCTCCGGCCTCAAGCTCGCCGACTACTTCCGCGACACCTACGCCGCCAAGCCCGCCTGGCAGGGCCTCTGA
- a CDS encoding 2-hydroxyacid dehydrogenase produces the protein MEILAYGVQQDERPLLEKAFAERHALRSLAVFLDRDTAPLAAGHRAVSSSVNDVLDARTLGLLASGGTELIAQRSTGFNNIDLDAAAELGLTVARVSYYSPYAVAEHAWALALAVNRRLTRATNRSREFDFRLDGLLGRDIHGMTVGVLGTGKIGECFARIAHGFGTELLGWDIAENPACTALGMTYVDRAELLARSDLISLHVPLVPSTHHVIDGAALALMKDDAILINSSRGGLVDTTALVETLRAGRLSGVGLDVYEEETGVFFYDRSVEGVSDDTLARLVTFPQVLITSHQAYFTHTAVGQIIEATVRNVDDFEAGRRSENTLVPGN, from the coding sequence ATGGAGATCCTCGCCTACGGCGTCCAACAAGATGAGCGGCCCCTGCTGGAGAAGGCCTTCGCCGAGCGCCACGCGCTGCGCAGCCTGGCGGTCTTCCTCGACCGCGACACCGCCCCGCTGGCGGCCGGGCACCGCGCGGTCAGCAGCAGCGTCAACGACGTCCTGGACGCCCGGACGCTCGGCCTGCTCGCATCCGGCGGCACCGAGCTGATCGCGCAGCGCTCCACCGGCTTCAACAACATCGACCTGGACGCCGCCGCCGAGCTCGGCCTCACCGTCGCCCGGGTCTCGTACTACAGCCCGTACGCCGTCGCCGAACACGCCTGGGCGCTGGCGCTCGCGGTGAACCGGCGGCTCACCCGGGCCACCAACCGCTCCCGCGAGTTCGACTTCCGGCTGGACGGGCTGCTCGGCCGCGACATCCACGGGATGACGGTCGGCGTGCTCGGCACCGGCAAGATCGGCGAGTGCTTCGCCCGGATCGCCCACGGCTTCGGCACCGAGCTGCTCGGCTGGGACATCGCGGAAAACCCCGCATGCACCGCGCTCGGCATGACCTACGTGGACCGCGCCGAACTGCTCGCCCGCAGCGACCTGATCAGCCTGCACGTCCCGCTGGTCCCGAGCACCCACCACGTGATCGACGGCGCGGCGCTCGCCCTGATGAAGGACGACGCGATCCTGATCAACTCCAGCCGCGGCGGCCTCGTCGACACCACCGCCCTGGTCGAGACGCTGCGCGCCGGCCGGCTGTCCGGCGTCGGTCTGGACGTCTACGAGGAGGAGACCGGCGTCTTCTTCTACGACCGCTCGGTCGAGGGCGTCAGCGACGACACGCTCGCCCGGCTGGTCACCTTCCCGCAGGTCCTGATCACCTCCCACCAGGCCTACTTCACGCACACCGCCGTCGGCCAGATCATCGAGGCGACGGTCCGCAACGTCGACGACTTCGAAGCCGGCCGGCGCAGCGAGAACACCCTGGTACCGGGGAACTGA